In Leptospira venezuelensis, the DNA window AAAGTCCATTCGAAAGTTTACCAGTTCCAACTCCAAGCATTCCTCTTCTAGGTAGAGTAGCCGCTGGACTCCCTATCCTGGCCGAAGAAAATATCGAAGCTTATATCCCAGTTCCGGAAGAGATGGCCTCTAAAGGGATTACCTTTGCGCTTAAAGTGCAAGGAGATTCTATGATAGAGGCAGGGATCAATGATGGAGATGTGGCGATTATCCAGAAAAAGGATATAGCTCGAAATGGAGAGATCGTAGTCGCACTGATCGAAGACGAAGCTACTCTAAAAGTATATTTTAAAGAAGCAGATCATATTCGTTTGGAAGCTAGAAATCCAAAATACAAACCAATTCGTAGTAAAAAAGTTACCATTGTAGGAAAACTGATCGGCCTTTATCGTTCCTATTGATAGGCACTCCGGATTTCGGAGTTGACATTAACCGTTGAGAGAGGAAAGATTTTGAAAGAGTGAACTATCTTTCCTTTTTCCGCGTATTCGCGGCATTCCTTTTATTACTTCTATTATTCGATTGCGCCTCCCGAAAAAAAGAGATCGGAGATAAGGATTTAAAACTAGTCCTAGAATATCTTACCGAAGCTCGTCTTGCGGAAAGATTGAATTATACTTCCGAACAAATCATTCGAAAGGATTCCGAAATTTTGGAAGCTGCCTGCGAAAGATATCAACTAGATAAGGATTCCGTAATGGAACAAATTCGAATCAAATATCCGAAGACATACTTCGCATTGGTCGGCAAAGATGAAGAGTAAGGAAAGATTTGCCTGGATCAGTTTGGTTCTGATCCTATTTACAACACTCGTATTTCGTCCAGTCCATGCAAAAGCGGTTTCCGAAACTGCCGAAAAATATCTGCAATTATTCCATGAGGTTTTCGGACTCATGCAAAATGGTTATGTAGAAACCATAGACGAAGAAAAAGTATTTTTAGGTGCGATCAAAGGAATGTTGGGGTCTCTAGGAGATCCTCATTCTTCTTTCTTGGAAGAGGAAGAATACAGACAAATGCGGGAAGAAACTCGTGGATCTTTCGGCGGAGTCGGTATGGAAGTGGCTTATACGGATGGAGCAATTGTGGTTGTTTCTCCAATTGAAGACACGCCTGCAATGAAAGCAGGTATCTTACCTCAAGATAGGATTATAGAAATAGACGGAAAAAGTACAGCAAACTTGGGCTATGCAGAAGGGATCAAACTAATGCGTGGAAAGCCTGGAAGTTCCGTAAGTATTAAGGTTGAAAGGAAAAATATCAAAGAGCCTTTGCAATTCACCTTAGTGCGAGAAAACATCAAGATACGATATGTTCGTTCCTACTTCTTTGAAAAAGAAAAAGTGGGTTATCTCCGTTTGAACCAATTCATGGGAGAAAACACATTAGAAGAATTTAAAAAACATCTAAAACTACTCGCGGATAAAAAATCAGAAGGCCTGATTGTGGATTTAAGAATGAATCCAGGCGGGTTACTGCCTTTGTCTGTAGCATTATCTGATATTTTTCTTCCGGAAGGATTAGATATAGTTTCCGTTAAAGGGAGAGGAGGAGAGCT includes these proteins:
- the lexA gene encoding transcriptional repressor LexA, whose protein sequence is MKDLTEKQLAVLQFITNVIKERGFPPTIREIGDEFGITAKGAYDHLKAIEKKGYLKTSKNQSRAIELTRQSPFESLPVPTPSIPLLGRVAAGLPILAEENIEAYIPVPEEMASKGITFALKVQGDSMIEAGINDGDVAIIQKKDIARNGEIVVALIEDEATLKVYFKEADHIRLEARNPKYKPIRSKKVTIVGKLIGLYRSY
- a CDS encoding LA_1448 family UV-C exposure upregulated protein, yielding MNYLSFFRVFAAFLLLLLLFDCASRKKEIGDKDLKLVLEYLTEARLAERLNYTSEQIIRKDSEILEAACERYQLDKDSVMEQIRIKYPKTYFALVGKDEE
- a CDS encoding S41 family peptidase; the protein is MKSKERFAWISLVLILFTTLVFRPVHAKAVSETAEKYLQLFHEVFGLMQNGYVETIDEEKVFLGAIKGMLGSLGDPHSSFLEEEEYRQMREETRGSFGGVGMEVAYTDGAIVVVSPIEDTPAMKAGILPQDRIIEIDGKSTANLGYAEGIKLMRGKPGSSVSIKVERKNIKEPLQFTLVRENIKIRYVRSYFFEKEKVGYLRLNQFMGENTLEEFKKHLKLLADKKSEGLIVDLRMNPGGLLPLSVALSDIFLPEGLDIVSVKGRGGELADVSKSTGSGDKYTTIPLVVLINEGSASASEIFAGAIQDHKRGKIVGVTSFGKGSVQIVYPLSFGMAVKLTVQKYYTPSGKSLHGKGIQPDVIVKGIEPNEDDRFYLRKMTEKKLLDQLASKYPEYNEQNFLNFEKALKEQGIKLSSDVARAVYKNKTQAEKDRTMTDLELDPQLKKAVDLLSSKS